GGAAAAAGTGCGACTGAGATTGCTAAATCTCTCGAAGGGGATTACCGTCGAGAACATGTCTTTGCGCTGCAACAGGCAGTGGAACTTTACGACATCTACACTGAAAAGCTGCAAGCCTGTGACATCGAGATTGAGCAGCAGATGGTTCAGTTCACCCCTCGCGTTGATATTGAGCAGCATCCCTTACCCCCTGCCACTCGTCCCCGTGCCATTCGTCCTAAAAATGACCCTGCCACCGATTTGCGACCCGCCCTTTATCAAATGGCTGGCGTTGATCTCACTCAAATCGACGGGTTGAATATTCTCAGCATTCAGGCGATTCTCTCCGAGATTGGCACAGACATGAGCCAGTGGAAAACAGTCAAGCACTTTACCTCCTGGTTGGCTTGAGTCCACATAACGAGAAAACAGGGGGAAAAGTCATTCGCAGCAAAACCAAGAAGACGGACAACCGGGCAAATCGTGCTTTCCGTCTGGCTGCTGCAACGTTGGGGCGGAGCCAAAGCGCACTTGGGGTGTTCTATCGACGGATGAAAGCCAAGCTAGGCACCCCTAAAGCAGTGGTTGCAACTGCCCATAAGCTGGCACGGATTGTCTACCATTTGCTCAAGTATCAGGTGCCCTTTTCGGCGCTGCCTCCAGCCCAGGAAGATGCTCGCTATCGAGAACGGGCACTTCGTAATTTGCAACGAAAAGCGCTCAAACTTGGGGCTAGGATTGTGATCGATCCACCCTCTGACACTCAAGCGCATGAGCTTGTTTCTTAGGAGACTGCTTATTCTCCATTCCTTACTAGATAGGACTACCAAGCTCCAAATCTCTCCGTTTAGTGATCGCTCTTAAATTTTTTCCACTGATTTGGCGGTGGGGTTAGAAACTCGTATGCCCCTGCGACTTCTCCCGTGGCTGTCAATACAATGTCAAACGACAGAGACAGACGTAACTCCTGGGTTTCGTTCATGCTAACGGCATGGCGTTGCTTTGCTGGAAAGATTAGCAACCGCCCTTCGACAGGCGGGTAAGCCACGTAAAGCTGATTGAGATCGTTCTCTGCATCGACGATATCTGTGTTTTCACTACCCAATCCCGGACACACCTCATTCACCCGTGCATCATTGAAAAAAAGGAGACTCCCTGGGTCGCTCACCTCATCCGTGGGCACTTGAATATAGTAAACCGCGCTGACATGGGCAGTGTTGTGGCAATGCGCCCCAACTTCTTGTGCGGTGCGAGAGACAATGGGCCATGCTCTTTGAATGTATAAGTCCACTTGGCTGAGGTCTACACCAATGTTTTCAAGATACGTCGTTGTGTGCTGCTCAACCTGTTCCACAATCCATCTAAAAGCTGGATGAGTATGAATTTGATTGACACCGTGAATATCTCCCGTCCAGGCCATCTCAGTATAATTCTGAGGTTCGATCCCTTCCTGCTTTAGCTCTAGGACTGCTTCAATCAAACGCTGTCGATGTTCCGAGGCATCTGGCAAATCCTCATAATAAATTGCCAGCGGGAACCAGGTTTCAATGGGCATCTTGATTGAGATAACGACGGTTTCCAGTTTTGCACTAAATTGTCACCTTTGTTGAGCGTTTGTACAGTGACTTTCTATTGGTCGTCGAGACACATTAATGTCGCTTAAGCAGCAAAGCTAAACCTAGCCTACTGTTCTGCCTCAAACTAGTTTAGTAATCC
The DNA window shown above is from Trichocoleus sp. and carries:
- a CDS encoding TIGR02466 family protein codes for the protein MPIETWFPLAIYYEDLPDASEHRQRLIEAVLELKQEGIEPQNYTEMAWTGDIHGVNQIHTHPAFRWIVEQVEQHTTTYLENIGVDLSQVDLYIQRAWPIVSRTAQEVGAHCHNTAHVSAVYYIQVPTDEVSDPGSLLFFNDARVNEVCPGLGSENTDIVDAENDLNQLYVAYPPVEGRLLIFPAKQRHAVSMNETQELRLSLSFDIVLTATGEVAGAYEFLTPPPNQWKKFKSDH